The Impatiens glandulifera chromosome 3, dImpGla2.1, whole genome shotgun sequence genome contains a region encoding:
- the LOC124930234 gene encoding uncharacterized mitochondrial protein AtMg00810-like: MYVDDIIITCDDHDGIKSLKSEFAHSFAMKDFGMLRYLLGIEIAYSLKGYLLSQSKYIADLFQRARLTDNQTVYTPLETNVRYSSSDGTPLDDFGLYRTIVGNLVYFTVTRPDIAHVVHVVSQFVTASTTVHW, translated from the exons atgtatgttgatgatataattattacatGTGATGATCATGATGGTATTAAATCATTAAAGTCTGAGTTTGCACATTCTTTTGCTATGAAAGATTTTGGCATGCTACGTTATCTTTTGGGAATTGAGATAGCCTATTCTCTTAAAGGTTATCTCTTATCTCAATCAAAGTACATTGCTGATTTGTTTCAGCGCGCTCGACTAACCGACAACCAAACTGTTTATACACCCCTTGAGACCAATGTTAGATATTCTTCGTCTGATGGCACTCCTTTAGATGATTTTGGTCTTTATCGTACCATAGTTGGCAACTTGGTATATTTTACTGTAACTCGCCCAGACATTGCGCATGTAGTTCATGTGGTTAGTCAGTTTGTCACTGCCTCTACTACAGTACATTG GTAA